One Ahaetulla prasina isolate Xishuangbanna chromosome 1, ASM2864084v1, whole genome shotgun sequence DNA window includes the following coding sequences:
- the CEP57L1 gene encoding centrosomal protein CEP57L1 — MASIRGEVECCSRSYTVESVDSESKHSYIGSFLQPPERLKSTFADLRPKSVINFPPNNQALVAALKTLQEKIHRLEIERIQAENDLNCLSKEAAQYRRALQQESNEKNIVHQELMEEKKDVSVPLRAAQSRCSLLEKQLDYMRKMMLKAELEKKLVLEQQTHLRKEDDQNQMELCAKLEKLEVLEKQCWTLISTQKTAEEKIKHLEQKLLEEQHQRKLIQDKAAQLQTGLEMNRILLSSLSPEKEVKKKSRKKKVIKNNSSVKRTEPSFQGGMLPFVAGKSASSSHSVVANVQSVLHMMKHRNPCMTSQCPEGTERRTSKWTGICKPVSCSTTSCTTETLSDLLLGMQDELGQMSFEHQELSKQIEESQNQDIREDLERELDYLVKQMEIKGEQISQLKKHQDHVYKLKQRAQKLKKEPAYSTSRPNELKRSKETVITSSICSTNKTTNSLRLLKSAQKLQSVLKKDDIVWES; from the exons ATGGCCTCAATCAGAGGGGAAG ttgAATGCTGTTCTAGATCCTACACAGTGGAG TCTGTGGATAGTGAATCAAAACATAGCTATATTGGAAGTTTTCTTCAGCCTCCAGAAAGATTAAAATCTACTTTTGCTGATCTCAGGCCAAAAAGTGTTATCAACTTCCCACCAAACAACCAAG CTCTAGTGGCAGCCCTAAAAACTCTTCAAGAAAAGATCCATCGTCTTGAGATAGAGAGGATACAGGCTGAAAATGACCTGAACTGCTTGTCCAAAGAAGCTGCACAATACAGAAGAGCCTTGCAGCAGGAATCAAATGAAAAGAACATAGTTCACCAGGAGCtgatggaagaaaagaaag aTGTGAGTGTGCCATTAAGGGCAGCACAATCACgctgctctttgctggaaaagcaACTTGATTACATGAGAAAAATGATGCTCAAAGCAGAGCTGGAAAAAAAACTGGTTCTGGAGCAGCAG ACACATCTTCGGAAGGAAGATGACCAAAATCAGATGGAACTCTGTGCAAAACTTGAAAAACTTGAAGTTCTAGAAAAACAGTGTTGGACTCTTATTAGCACTCAGAAAACTGCAGAA gaaaagatcAAACATTTGGAACAGAAGCTTTTGGAAGAACAGCATCAGCGCAAGCTAATACAAGATAAAGCTGCACAG CTCCAGACAGGTCTTGAGATGAATAGAATTCTCTTGTCGTCACTTTCACCTGAAAAGGAGGTGAAGaagaaaagcaggaaaaagaaaGTCATCAAG AATAATTCTAGTGTGAAGAGAACAGAACCAAGCTTTCAGGGTGGAATGTTGCCTTTTGTTGCTGGCAAG TCTGCCAGCTCAAGTCACTCTGTTGTTGCTAATGTACAAAGTGTCCTGCATATGATGAAACACCGGAACCCTTGTATGACTTCACAGTGTCCAGAAGGCACTGAAAGGAGGACTTCAAAATGGACTGGTATTTGCAAACCAGTGTCTTGTTCCACGACTTCCTGTACTACTGAAACACTTTCTGACCTTCTTCTGGGTATGCAAGATGAATTGGGACAAATGAGTTT TGAACATCAAGAACTATCAAAGCAGATAGAAGAAAGCCAAAACCAGGACATTCGGGAAGACCTAGAACGTGAATTGGATTATCTCGTGAAGCAGATGGAAATTAAAGGAGAACAGATTTCACAACTGAAAAAGCACCAGGATCAT gttTATAAACTAAAGCAAAGAGCTCAGAAACTGAAGAAAGAGCCAGCATATTCAACATCAAGGCCTAATGAATTAAAACGAAGCAAAGAGACTGTAATCACTTCAAGTATTTGTTCCACAAATAAAACCACAAATTCCCTTCGGCTACTAAAAagtgctcagaagcttcaatcaGTATTGAAGAAAGATGATATTGTGTGGGAATCATAG